The following are encoded together in the Thermosipho atlanticus DSM 15807 genome:
- the arsB gene encoding ACR3 family arsenite efflux transporter translates to MKKKMKFFEKYLSIWVALCILSGFLLGKIFPQIPKTLSKWEYANVSIPIAILIWFMIYPMMLKIDFSSIKNVGKNPKGLFITLTVNWLIKPFSMYFIAYIFLKIVFGNIIDPELSSEYMAGAVLLGAAPCTAMVFVWSYLTNGDPLYTLVQVAINDLIILFAFAPIVSFLLKVGNITVPFGTLLFSVMIFVLIPLVAAIITRHYVIKVKGKYYLEKIFIPKFSSISIVGLLLTLILLFSFQGETIEKNFVHMLLISVPLIIQTFLIFAIGYFWACFWKVPHSIAAPAAMIGASNFFELAVAVAISLFGFNSGAALATVVGVLVEVPVMLTLVRIANMTKNKFVKKGVTK, encoded by the coding sequence ATGAAGAAAAAAATGAAATTCTTTGAAAAATATCTGAGCATATGGGTTGCTTTGTGTATTTTAAGTGGATTTTTACTTGGGAAAATATTCCCACAAATCCCTAAAACTCTTAGTAAGTGGGAATACGCCAATGTTTCTATTCCGATAGCCATTCTTATATGGTTTATGATTTATCCAATGATGTTAAAAATTGATTTTTCAAGTATTAAAAATGTAGGCAAAAATCCAAAAGGATTGTTTATTACATTAACAGTAAATTGGTTAATAAAACCATTTTCAATGTATTTTATAGCTTATATCTTCTTAAAAATTGTCTTTGGAAATATTATTGATCCAGAGCTCTCTTCCGAATATATGGCTGGAGCAGTTTTGCTTGGAGCTGCTCCATGCACGGCAATGGTTTTTGTTTGGAGTTATCTAACTAACGGTGATCCTTTATACACATTGGTTCAAGTTGCTATAAATGATTTGATTATTTTATTTGCTTTTGCTCCGATAGTTTCTTTCCTTTTAAAGGTTGGAAATATAACTGTTCCTTTTGGTACTTTATTATTTTCTGTAATGATATTTGTTCTTATTCCGTTGGTCGCAGCAATTATTACAAGGCATTATGTTATTAAAGTAAAGGGTAAATATTATCTTGAAAAAATTTTTATTCCAAAATTTTCTTCAATTTCAATTGTTGGGCTTTTACTTACTTTAATATTACTTTTTTCTTTTCAAGGAGAAACAATTGAAAAGAACTTTGTACATATGCTTTTAATTTCTGTTCCATTAATAATACAGACATTTTTAATTTTTGCAATTGGATATTTTTGGGCTTGCTTTTGGAAAGTACCTCATTCTATTGCTGCACCAGCAGCAATGATTGGTGCTAGTAATTTTTTTGAGCTTGCAGTAGCAGTTGCAATATCCCTGTTTGGATTTAATTCTGGGGCTGCTTTGGCAACAGTTGTAGGCGTGTTGGTGGAAGTCCCTGTGATGTTAACATTGGTGAGAATAGCCAATATGACAAAAAATAAATTTGTTAAGAAAGGAGTAACAAAATGA
- a CDS encoding metallophosphoesterase family protein produces the protein MKKVAFISDIHSNLEAFESVLKDIEKENVEQIYCLGDLVGYGPNPNEVIETIKYKNIITVLGNYDEAVGFEKDNCGCSYNSGRETEVGDESLFWTIKTVSIENKNFLRNLPKKLSIEIEGVKFFLVHGSPLNPLLEYVKPNTDPERLKTIVRSVKENVIINGHTHLVMAKHVLGKTILNPGSVGRTKNGKPGATYMILTVNNGVFEYSFKFIEYNVRKTVEKIIKVGLPVELATVLSLGETFDMGEGKNKKKDYFFKV, from the coding sequence ATGAAAAAAGTAGCTTTCATTTCAGATATACATTCAAATTTAGAGGCTTTTGAAAGTGTTTTGAAAGATATAGAAAAAGAAAATGTTGAACAAATATATTGCTTAGGTGATCTAGTTGGATATGGTCCTAATCCCAATGAAGTAATTGAAACAATAAAATACAAAAACATTATTACAGTTTTAGGAAATTATGATGAAGCAGTTGGTTTTGAAAAAGACAATTGTGGTTGTTCGTATAATTCAGGAAGAGAAACTGAAGTAGGTGATGAATCTCTTTTTTGGACTATTAAGACAGTGAGTATAGAAAATAAAAACTTCTTGAGGAATCTTCCAAAGAAATTATCGATAGAGATAGAAGGAGTAAAGTTTTTTTTAGTTCACGGAAGCCCTTTAAATCCACTTTTGGAATATGTGAAACCAAATACGGATCCTGAAAGATTGAAAACTATTGTACGATCAGTAAAAGAGAATGTAATAATTAACGGCCATACCCATCTTGTTATGGCCAAGCACGTATTGGGAAAAACTATTTTAAATCCGGGAAGCGTAGGTAGGACAAAAAATGGAAAGCCTGGAGCAACATACATGATTTTGACAGTTAACAACGGAGTGTTTGAATATAGTTTTAAATTTATTGAATATAATGTTAGGAAAACTGTAGAAAAAATCATAAAAGTAGGTTTACCAGTTGAACTTGCAACAGTTCTTTCTCTAGGCGAAACTTTTGATATGGGAGAAGGAAAAAACAAAAAGAAAGATTATTTTTTCAAAGTTTAA
- the mutL gene encoding DNA mismatch repair endonuclease MutL: MQRIKKLPPSVISKIAAGEVVAGPYSVVKELIENSIDAGATSIEVEIISGGKSYIKVKDNGSGMSKDDLLLSIEEHTTSKISNFEDIYNLQMYGFRGEALASISKVSRMVITSNNSKESNRLEIIGGKIKKIEPYPTNEKGTTVEVFDLFFNIPARRKFLKSPHVEKRLVTEFIEKFILSNPNIHFVFKADGEVIYNVLPSSLIERFNLIFPEVKEFTEISGKYTHGIISSPNYNRKNRSGQVFFVQKRYIMDKMLYYIFENGYGEALINHPYGVLFINIPPHSIDVNVHPQKLEVKFSDPNLVYSDIIRAVREGIKKFVSKQIFISEKKKKQSLKNYFEKQPSLIKEPKKDYSTIDQITTLFNVTQKNVDLKKDVLILKKRYVLFEGEDGIYIMDFHAAHERVLYENILEKLNKNIETINLIVPITIKLGKSLKELLKEKLHDFETLGFSIEILNDIIKIKAIPSFIKISDFEDIFKEILNELRIPNQNPKNMKHIIADKACKAAVKTGYDIKYNEIKTLIEEVLKRGLTTCPHGRPLFLKLSFNDLDRYFERT, encoded by the coding sequence ATGCAAAGAATAAAAAAACTCCCACCTTCGGTAATCAGTAAGATTGCGGCAGGAGAAGTAGTTGCAGGTCCATATTCTGTCGTTAAAGAACTTATTGAAAATTCAATAGACGCGGGAGCAACCTCTATTGAAGTAGAGATCATTTCTGGCGGAAAAAGTTACATTAAAGTAAAAGACAATGGCTCTGGTATGTCAAAAGATGATCTTTTACTTTCCATCGAAGAACACACAACAAGCAAGATCTCTAATTTTGAAGATATTTATAATTTACAAATGTATGGTTTTAGAGGAGAAGCTTTAGCTTCAATTTCAAAAGTAAGTCGAATGGTAATAACTTCGAATAATTCTAAAGAATCAAATAGACTTGAGATAATAGGTGGAAAAATTAAAAAAATCGAACCTTATCCAACTAATGAAAAAGGAACAACAGTGGAGGTTTTTGACCTGTTTTTCAACATACCTGCAAGACGAAAATTTCTAAAATCTCCCCACGTTGAAAAAAGATTAGTCACAGAATTTATTGAAAAATTCATCTTATCAAACCCAAATATCCATTTTGTTTTTAAAGCTGATGGTGAAGTAATTTATAACGTTTTACCATCAAGTTTAATTGAAAGATTCAATCTGATATTCCCTGAAGTTAAAGAATTTACAGAAATTTCAGGAAAATATACGCATGGAATAATTTCTTCTCCTAATTACAACAGAAAAAACAGAAGCGGTCAAGTTTTCTTTGTACAAAAAAGATATATTATGGATAAGATGCTTTACTATATCTTTGAAAATGGGTATGGAGAAGCTTTAATTAATCATCCATATGGTGTGTTGTTTATAAATATTCCTCCTCACTCAATAGATGTCAATGTTCATCCACAAAAACTTGAAGTTAAGTTCTCCGACCCAAATTTAGTCTATTCTGACATTATAAGGGCCGTTAGAGAAGGTATTAAAAAATTTGTTTCAAAACAAATATTCATATCTGAAAAAAAGAAAAAACAATCGCTTAAAAATTACTTTGAAAAACAACCTTCTCTCATTAAAGAACCAAAAAAGGACTACTCAACGATAGACCAAATTACTACTTTGTTCAATGTAACACAAAAAAATGTAGACTTAAAAAAAGATGTTTTAATTCTAAAAAAAAGATATGTACTCTTTGAAGGAGAAGATGGTATATACATCATGGATTTTCACGCAGCTCACGAAAGAGTATTGTATGAAAATATCTTAGAAAAACTTAACAAAAATATTGAAACAATTAATCTAATTGTTCCAATAACCATTAAACTTGGGAAAAGTTTAAAGGAATTATTAAAAGAGAAACTTCATGATTTTGAAACATTAGGTTTTTCCATTGAAATTCTAAATGATATTATTAAAATTAAAGCTATCCCTTCTTTTATTAAAATTTCAGATTTTGAAGATATCTTTAAGGAAATCCTAAATGAACTCCGGATCCCCAATCAAAATCCTAAAAACATGAAACATATAATTGCAGATAAAGCGTGTAAAGCTGCCGTAAAAACGGGATACGACATTAAATACAATGAAATTAAAACTCTCATTGAAGAAGTTTTAAAAAGAGGTTTGACCACTTGTCCACACGGCCGACCTTTGTTTTTAAAACTCTCATTTAACGATCTCGATAGATATTTCGAAAGAACTTAA